One region of Chryseobacterium sp. C-71 genomic DNA includes:
- a CDS encoding TetR/AcrR family transcriptional regulator yields MSKQEKKDQTQELIKETAKNLFFVQGKFNATTQEIADEAGVNRTLINYYFRSRDNLIQIIFDEAHRVEKEKSELIMNSDLPFKEKIANFIDGSLQTSLQYPYLETYIVSQINKGSCHKKDVEEKELKKLYEDIEKEMQLGNIEKMAPVQFLINMVSLLVFPSAVRPLFLENLMITDKEFDKIISERKDIILNMLFKN; encoded by the coding sequence ATGTCAAAACAAGAAAAAAAAGATCAAACGCAAGAATTAATCAAAGAAACTGCAAAGAATTTATTCTTTGTGCAGGGGAAATTTAACGCAACTACACAAGAGATTGCTGATGAGGCAGGTGTTAATAGAACGCTCATTAACTATTATTTTCGATCAAGAGACAATCTTATTCAAATTATTTTTGATGAAGCTCATCGAGTAGAAAAAGAGAAATCTGAATTGATTATGAATTCAGATTTACCTTTTAAAGAGAAAATAGCCAATTTCATAGACGGAAGTCTTCAAACCAGTCTTCAATACCCATACCTGGAAACTTATATTGTGTCGCAAATCAACAAAGGAAGCTGTCACAAAAAAGATGTGGAAGAAAAAGAATTGAAGAAATTATATGAGGATATCGAAAAAGAAATGCAATTGGGAAACATTGAGAAGATGGCACCCGTACAGTTTCTTATCAACATGGTTTCGTTATTAGTATTTCCTAGTGCAGTTCGGCCTTTGTTTTTGGAGAATTTAATGATTACAGATAAAGAGTTTGATAAAATAATTTCAGAAAGAAAAGATATCATCCTCAACATGCTTTTTAAAAATTAA
- a CDS encoding efflux RND transporter periplasmic adaptor subunit: protein MKKTLIYIIVAAVLVGLAAWKIADNKKKQETEVKEVAKQVDKINVNVITVARENIDTDYSANGTFIPKQESNQSSEISGRIVSVMVKEGSRVGAGQVLATIKRDAIEVDVTQAQNNLQNAIADNQRYENAFKTGGVTKQQLDNSRLQLKNAQAAVRAQGVKVNDTSIRAGISGIINKKMVEPGMVVAPGTALFEIVNIISLKLSVLVDESQIGRIQLGQEVSINVNVLPDESFSGRITFIAPKSDASLNFPVEIEVQNRGNLKAGMYATALFKTNNGAETQNMLTVPAEAFANGVSSGQIFIVQNGTAKMITVKTGKVYGDKVQIISGLNGGEQVITSGQINLDNGSKINIVK from the coding sequence ATGAAAAAAACTTTAATATATATCATCGTCGCTGCTGTACTTGTAGGTTTAGCGGCTTGGAAAATTGCCGACAACAAAAAGAAGCAGGAAACTGAAGTAAAAGAAGTAGCAAAGCAGGTTGATAAAATCAACGTGAATGTAATCACCGTTGCAAGAGAAAATATAGATACAGATTACTCTGCCAATGGAACTTTTATCCCAAAACAAGAATCAAATCAGTCTTCTGAAATTTCAGGACGTATTGTAAGCGTTATGGTAAAAGAAGGTTCTAGAGTAGGAGCAGGTCAGGTTTTGGCAACCATTAAAAGAGATGCGATTGAAGTAGATGTTACTCAGGCTCAGAATAATTTACAGAATGCCATTGCAGACAACCAGCGTTATGAAAATGCTTTCAAAACAGGAGGTGTTACAAAACAACAGTTGGACAATTCAAGATTACAGTTGAAAAATGCTCAGGCTGCTGTAAGAGCTCAAGGTGTAAAAGTAAATGATACAAGCATCAGAGCCGGAATCAGTGGAATCATTAATAAAAAAATGGTTGAGCCGGGAATGGTCGTTGCGCCGGGAACTGCTTTATTTGAAATCGTAAATATTATCAGCTTAAAACTTTCAGTTTTGGTTGATGAAAGCCAGATTGGAAGAATTCAGTTGGGTCAGGAAGTTTCAATTAACGTCAATGTTTTACCTGATGAATCTTTCAGCGGAAGAATTACGTTTATCGCTCCAAAAAGTGATGCTTCTCTTAATTTCCCTGTTGAAATTGAAGTTCAGAATAGAGGAAACCTGAAAGCGGGTATGTATGCAACGGCTTTATTTAAAACAAATAACGGTGCTGAAACTCAAAATATGCTAACAGTTCCTGCTGAAGCTTTCGCAAACGGAGTTAGCTCAGGACAGATCTTCATCGTTCAGAACGGAACCGCTAAAATGATTACCGTAAAAACAGGAAAAGTATATGGTGACAAAGTGCAGATTATCAGCGGACTGAATGGAGGTGAGCAGGTAATTACCAGTGGACAGATCAACCTAGATAACGGTTCAAAAATCAATATCGTAAAGTAA
- a CDS encoding S1 RNA-binding domain-containing protein, with protein sequence MQIGRTQTLKISEKNNSGWMLESETGETAFMSKVFIRDEKEIGDEIEVFVYQDDHKLKATTETPLAEVGEFAVMSCVQSLPSGAFMDWGIIKDLFIPYKQQKSKILEGKRYLVNLYIDEELELITGTTKFKRNPQYENVPFQKGDKVELIMMNESELGWNVVINKKYLGLIYASDVYKKVYPLSEEEGYIKTVREDGKIDVSLQPEGFENIDEFRQKILNKLEQNFGLLHLSDKSSPEEIKDELQMSKKNFKKALGGLYKDKIVEILEDKIKLV encoded by the coding sequence ATGCAAATCGGAAGAACTCAGACTTTAAAAATTTCAGAAAAAAATAATTCAGGATGGATGCTTGAATCCGAAACGGGCGAGACCGCTTTTATGTCTAAAGTTTTCATTCGTGACGAAAAAGAAATTGGTGATGAAATAGAAGTGTTCGTTTATCAGGACGATCATAAGCTAAAAGCTACAACTGAAACACCGTTGGCAGAAGTTGGAGAATTTGCGGTGATGAGCTGCGTACAAAGTCTCCCAAGCGGTGCTTTTATGGATTGGGGAATTATCAAAGATCTTTTCATTCCCTACAAACAGCAAAAATCTAAAATTCTTGAAGGAAAAAGATATCTTGTGAATCTTTATATCGATGAAGAATTGGAATTGATTACAGGAACCACAAAGTTCAAAAGAAATCCGCAATACGAAAATGTACCTTTTCAAAAAGGTGATAAAGTAGAGCTCATCATGATGAACGAAAGTGAGTTGGGTTGGAATGTGGTCATCAATAAAAAATACCTCGGATTGATTTACGCATCTGATGTTTATAAAAAAGTATATCCGCTGTCTGAAGAAGAAGGTTATATTAAAACAGTCCGTGAAGATGGTAAAATAGATGTTTCTCTTCAACCGGAAGGTTTTGAAAATATTGATGAGTTTAGACAAAAAATTCTAAACAAATTAGAGCAAAACTTTGGTTTACTTCACTTATCAGACAAATCTTCTCCTGAAGAAATTAAAGATGAACTTCAAATGAGTAAAAAGAACTTCAAGAAAGCACTTGGTGGTTTGTATAAAGATAAAATCGTGGAAATTTTAGAAGATAAAATTAAACTTGTATAA
- a CDS encoding TolC family protein, which produces MNRKLVTAKKLKIGIAAAFMIFGSTSTFAQQEVSLQEAIKQALQNKAEAKKAALQIKKAEYKIAEARAGALPQISATAGLTYNPVIQESLLEFGGERIRAKLGQPWTSSAVVTLNQAIFDQRVFTGLKAAKSTREFYVLNAQLSNEQIIENVATAYYQVFVQEENLKTLNVSYTNTEKVRNVIKSLVENGLAKGIDLDRTNVQLTNISANRQQLVNAVELSKNSLKFYMGVPIDTPIELEEKIIEPKPELIAGNVDLDSRTEVKVLQKNRELLQFNKKATEAYLYPTVGLTANYGWAGQGGKFPLTNGLNNGVLWSDYSAIGLNINIPIFTGGSTKSKIQQAEIDILDLDQDIQNTQLTLSLDYKNAITNIENSLITIESMKNNVSLAEKVQRDTQANYQYGLATLTEVLDSENALTDAKQNYTTALLDYKQAEIKLIKAKGELNTLQNP; this is translated from the coding sequence ATGAATAGAAAACTTGTAACTGCAAAAAAGCTAAAAATTGGGATAGCTGCAGCATTTATGATTTTCGGCTCTACGTCTACTTTTGCACAGCAAGAGGTTTCTTTACAAGAAGCCATCAAACAGGCTCTGCAAAATAAAGCAGAAGCCAAAAAAGCAGCTTTGCAAATCAAGAAAGCAGAGTATAAAATCGCTGAGGCAAGAGCTGGTGCGTTGCCACAAATAAGTGCAACTGCCGGGTTGACGTATAATCCGGTGATTCAAGAGTCACTTTTGGAATTTGGAGGAGAAAGGATCCGTGCTAAATTGGGTCAGCCTTGGACTTCAAGCGCCGTGGTGACTTTGAATCAGGCTATTTTTGACCAAAGAGTTTTTACAGGATTGAAAGCTGCAAAGTCTACCAGAGAATTCTACGTTTTGAATGCTCAGCTTTCTAACGAGCAGATTATTGAGAATGTAGCAACTGCCTATTATCAGGTTTTTGTACAGGAAGAAAATCTTAAAACATTAAATGTAAGTTACACGAATACCGAAAAGGTAAGAAATGTAATCAAAAGTTTAGTGGAAAACGGTTTGGCAAAAGGAATTGATCTTGATCGTACCAATGTACAGCTGACGAATATCAGTGCGAACAGACAACAATTGGTGAATGCTGTTGAGCTTTCAAAAAATTCTTTGAAATTCTATATGGGAGTTCCTATCGATACCCCAATTGAGCTTGAAGAAAAAATTATCGAGCCAAAACCTGAATTGATTGCCGGAAATGTAGATTTAGATTCTCGTACAGAGGTGAAAGTTTTACAAAAAAACAGAGAGCTTTTACAATTCAATAAAAAAGCAACTGAGGCTTATCTTTATCCAACGGTTGGGCTTACGGCTAACTATGGTTGGGCCGGTCAGGGTGGAAAATTTCCTTTGACCAACGGATTGAATAATGGAGTTCTTTGGAGCGATTATTCTGCGATTGGTTTAAATATTAATATTCCTATTTTCACGGGAGGTTCTACGAAATCAAAAATTCAGCAGGCTGAGATTGATATTTTAGACTTAGATCAGGATATTCAAAATACACAGTTGACTTTAAGCTTAGATTATAAAAATGCAATCACAAATATCGAAAATTCTTTGATTACGATTGAAAGCATGAAAAATAATGTATCACTGGCTGAAAAAGTTCAGAGAGATACTCAGGCTAATTATCAATATGGTTTAGCAACATTAACTGAAGTTTTAGATTCTGAAAATGCTTTGACAGATGCAAAACAAAATTACACCACTGCATTATTAGACTATAAACAGGCTGAAATTAAATTAATCAAGGCTAAAGGCGAACTTAATACATTACAAAACCCATAA
- a CDS encoding efflux RND transporter permease subunit, whose translation MKLAEISIKRPSLVIVLFTILTLGGLLSYSMMGYELIPKFETNMVTISTVYPGASPAEVETSVTRKIEDAVGSLENVKKVESSSYESLSVIMVQLNTGADVNYALNDAQRKVNAILADLPEDADPPSLQKFSLDDLPIMTLSITSNKLNNKELYDLLDKKIEPVFSRVNGVAQVDLVGGQEREIQVSLDEKKMQGYGLAIGDIQQAILSSNLDFPTGALKTRTSRSTIRLSGKYRNVQEMNNLVISNKDGAQVRLSDIATVFDTQKDIEKVARFNQNPTILMQVKKQSDANAVSVSELVQKTIAQVQTNYKAQDVKVSIVDDSTDFTLEAADHVIFDLFLAIILVAVVMLLFLHNIRNAFIVMVSIPVSLIATVIGMYLMGYTLNLMSLLGLSLVVGILVDDAIVVLENVYRHMEMGKSRIRAAYDGASEIGFTVTAITMVIVVVFLPIAMSSGLVSDILAQFCVTVVIATMFSLLASFTIIPWLSSRFGKLVHLTGKNPFEKFILWFEKQLEKFTHWISGILEWALKTGLRRIMVVVVTFIILISSFMLVAFGFIGGEFFPKMDRGQFLVQMELPKDASVEKTNQITLEVEKYLRNDKDVVDMITTVGQQSSGFGGAQATLYQSEIQVILVDKAERDESTDIKSAKIKRALEEKFTGVEFKTAPIGLMGADNAPIEMVVTAQDNATANKEANRILALLKKVPGSVDAELSTDSGNPEVQVNIDRDKMASLGLNLSSVGQTMQTAFSGNTDGKFRAGEYEYDINIRFGDANRQSIDDVRNLMFTNPQGQQIRLSQFADVKMGSGPSLLERRDKAPSVKVKSKVVGRPVGDVANEWSAQFMDNEKTKPAGVTYIWSGDMENQTEGFGTLGIALLAAIVLVYLVMVSLYDSFVYPFVVLFSIPLALIGVMVILAITGNSLNIFTMLGMIMLIGLVAKNAIMIVDFANMRKAAGANTHDALIQANHARLRPILMTTIAMIFGMIPIAIAKGAGAEMNNGLAWVIIGGLTSSLFLTLIIVPVVYSLFDSLLRRMGKGEPVDYDAEMKADYEEKELSEDGYTPKHVD comes from the coding sequence ATGAAGTTAGCAGAAATATCCATTAAAAGACCGTCCCTGGTTATCGTATTATTTACGATCCTGACGTTGGGAGGTTTATTAAGTTACTCCATGATGGGGTACGAGTTGATTCCGAAGTTTGAAACCAATATGGTGACGATTTCTACCGTTTATCCGGGAGCTTCGCCTGCAGAGGTAGAAACTTCGGTGACCAGAAAGATCGAAGATGCTGTAGGTTCTTTAGAAAACGTTAAAAAAGTAGAATCTTCTTCTTACGAAAGTTTGTCGGTGATTATGGTTCAGCTGAACACAGGTGCCGATGTAAACTACGCTTTGAATGATGCACAGAGAAAGGTAAATGCTATTTTGGCAGACCTTCCTGAAGATGCAGATCCGCCATCTTTACAGAAATTTTCATTGGATGATTTACCAATCATGACTTTGAGTATTACCAGTAATAAACTGAATAATAAAGAACTTTATGATCTTTTAGATAAAAAAATTGAGCCTGTTTTCTCTCGTGTAAACGGTGTGGCTCAGGTTGACCTTGTTGGTGGACAGGAAAGAGAAATTCAGGTGAGTTTAGATGAAAAGAAAATGCAGGGTTATGGTCTTGCGATCGGAGATATCCAGCAGGCAATTCTTTCATCCAACTTAGATTTCCCGACGGGAGCTTTGAAAACAAGAACTTCAAGATCTACGATCAGACTTTCCGGGAAGTATAGAAATGTACAGGAGATGAACAATCTTGTAATTTCTAATAAAGACGGAGCACAGGTTCGTTTGTCAGACATTGCAACAGTTTTTGATACACAGAAAGATATTGAGAAAGTAGCAAGATTCAATCAGAATCCTACGATTTTGATGCAGGTGAAGAAACAGTCTGATGCAAATGCAGTATCGGTTTCAGAATTGGTTCAGAAAACAATTGCTCAGGTTCAGACCAATTATAAAGCTCAGGATGTTAAAGTGAGTATCGTAGATGACTCTACAGACTTTACTTTGGAAGCTGCAGATCACGTAATTTTCGATTTGTTCCTTGCGATTATTTTGGTGGCAGTAGTAATGTTATTATTCCTTCATAATATCAGAAATGCATTCATCGTAATGGTTTCTATTCCGGTGTCATTGATTGCAACGGTAATTGGAATGTATTTAATGGGATACACGCTAAACTTAATGAGTTTATTAGGACTTTCATTGGTAGTTGGTATTCTTGTGGATGATGCGATTGTGGTTCTTGAAAACGTTTACCGTCACATGGAGATGGGGAAAAGCAGAATTCGTGCAGCTTATGACGGAGCTTCAGAAATTGGGTTTACGGTAACAGCAATTACAATGGTAATCGTGGTGGTATTCTTACCGATTGCGATGAGTTCAGGATTGGTATCTGATATCTTGGCGCAGTTCTGTGTCACCGTAGTTATTGCGACCATGTTCTCATTGTTGGCATCATTTACCATCATTCCTTGGTTATCTTCAAGATTTGGTAAATTGGTTCATTTGACAGGTAAAAATCCTTTTGAGAAATTTATCCTTTGGTTCGAAAAACAATTGGAGAAATTCACCCATTGGATTTCAGGAATTCTGGAATGGGCACTTAAAACAGGATTGAGAAGAATAATGGTGGTTGTAGTAACTTTTATTATTTTAATTTCATCATTTATGTTGGTAGCATTTGGATTTATCGGTGGTGAGTTCTTCCCTAAAATGGACAGAGGACAGTTCCTTGTTCAGATGGAATTACCGAAAGATGCTTCCGTAGAAAAAACAAACCAGATTACTCTTGAAGTTGAAAAATACCTTCGAAACGATAAAGATGTTGTAGATATGATTACTACAGTGGGTCAGCAATCATCAGGTTTTGGTGGTGCACAGGCGACTTTGTATCAATCAGAAATTCAGGTGATTTTAGTTGATAAAGCTGAACGTGACGAAAGCACAGATATTAAATCAGCTAAAATCAAGAGAGCTTTAGAAGAAAAATTCACCGGAGTTGAATTTAAAACAGCACCAATCGGATTAATGGGAGCAGATAATGCACCAATCGAAATGGTGGTAACAGCTCAGGATAACGCAACGGCAAATAAGGAAGCAAACAGAATTTTGGCTTTACTTAAAAAAGTTCCTGGATCTGTAGATGCTGAATTATCAACCGATTCTGGAAACCCTGAAGTCCAGGTGAATATCGACAGAGATAAAATGGCTTCTTTAGGATTAAATCTTTCAAGTGTAGGACAAACGATGCAGACTGCATTTAGTGGAAATACAGACGGAAAATTCAGAGCCGGAGAATATGAATATGACATCAACATCCGTTTTGGTGATGCCAACAGACAGTCGATTGATGATGTAAGAAACTTAATGTTTACAAACCCTCAGGGACAGCAAATAAGATTGAGCCAGTTTGCAGATGTGAAAATGGGTTCAGGACCAAGTTTGCTGGAGCGTAGAGATAAGGCACCATCAGTAAAAGTTAAATCTAAAGTGGTAGGTCGTCCTGTAGGTGATGTTGCCAACGAATGGTCTGCTCAATTTATGGATAACGAAAAAACAAAACCAGCTGGTGTAACTTATATTTGGAGTGGTGATATGGAAAACCAGACCGAAGGTTTCGGTACTTTAGGAATCGCTTTATTGGCGGCTATCGTATTGGTTTACTTGGTGATGGTTTCATTGTATGACTCTTTTGTATATCCGTTTGTGGTATTGTTCTCAATTCCATTGGCATTGATCGGGGTAATGGTAATTCTTGCCATCACTGGGAACTCACTGAACATCTTTACGATGTTGGGGATGATTATGTTGATTGGTTTGGTAGCGAAAAATGCGATTATGATTGTAGATTTCGCCAATATGAGAAAAGCAGCGGGTGCAAATACCCATGACGCTTTGATTCAGGCCAACCACGCACGTCTTCGTCCGATCTTGATGACAACGATTGCGATGATCTTCGGTATGATTCCGATTGCGATTGCAAAAGGAGCAGGAGCGGAGATGAACAACGGTCTGGCTTGGGTAATCATCGGTGGTTTGACCTCATCATTATTCCTTACTTTGATTATCGTACCTGTGGTTTATTCACTATTCGATTCATTATTAAGAAGAATGGGTAAAGGTGAGCCTGTAGATTATGACGCTGAAATGAAAGCCGATTATGAAGAAAAAGAACTAAGTGAAGACGGATATACTCCGAAACACGTAGACTAA